Part of the Triticum urartu cultivar G1812 unplaced genomic scaffold, Tu2.1 TuUngrouped_contig_5408, whole genome shotgun sequence genome is shown below.
AATGTTTTTAATTATGTGGTGAATGTAAATCTTGGGTGGGTGGGTATTTACAAACTATGCAATTTGGCCTGAAAGTGAAAGATGGTACTGAATGTTGGTGCACAAACACGACCAATGTTACTGTTTTCTGGATGACAAAAAGTTGAATATTACTTCAAAATGAATGCTAGAAGAAATCATGTGTAAATTTAGTTCATGTTGCTGTTGAATTAGGGATGTATGTATATGCACTAAATATAGTTTGAGAAAATGGGGATTTTCGCAAAACATGAGTCTGGGGGCACGAGGGGTAGCAATTCATCTTTTTCTGGACATCAATATCTTCTGGTCTTGCTTGACATTAATTTGAAGTTCAGGTGAAAATGGAATAACTGTAACCAAATGATTATTTTGTGCAATTCATGAAAATGGTTCGAGCATTGAGTTCTTCGTTAGGATTGGAACGTGTAGAATTGTTTTTTTTTTCCAAAGTATCTCCTTTGGTTATTAGATTTCTCCGTTTCTGCCGTTGGATATTTGCGCAGATGATTAGATATTGTAGCACATATGGAACCATCCAGTAATGCTGTAGTAATACAGTTTACATATAAAAGGGCAGCCCGGTGCATGCAGCTCCCGCTTGGGCAGGGTCCGGAGAAGGGTCCGACCACTTGCAGTTTACATATATGGCCCTTAATTTTCTTTTCCTGGATATATTTTGAATAATGCATGCTTTGGAAGGCACAACTTATGTTGAGAATATGTATTGTCTGTATATATTAACTTGTATACTTTGTTTTATGATTTTGCTGTTTTAATTGTCCTTTTTGAGATTAGTTATTGCAACTGACTATAGGTTTATACTATGAGCTGCTCTTCTCTAATTTTTATTTCCTTCAATCTCTGCAGAAAGGAAACTCATTTAGCTGGAAAGAATGTGCAATTTCTGTAGCATTGTCTGTTGGATTAATTACTGTCCCACCAACATTTGGATGGTCGGCCCATGCATATCCTCTCGAACCTGTAATTCCTGATATTTCAGTTCTTATTTCTGGACCTCCCATTAAAGATCCAGGTGCTTTGTTGAGATATGCTTTGCCCATAGATAATAAAGCTATTCGTGAAGTTCAAAAACCGCTAGAGGATATTACCGATAGTCTCAAAGTTTCTGGTGTTAGAGCGTTGGATTCAGTTGAAAGAGTAAGTCATTCTTTCAAGATACCTGGTAGCAAAGATCTATATTTCTTTAAAGAAGTAGAAAGCAGCTATATGCTGTCTCAGGTTTCTTCAATCTACTTTATGCATATGGATCCtaggatttttttttaatttttcttcAAATTGTAGAATGTGAGGCAGGCCTCAAGAGCGCTGACTAATGGGAGGAGTTTAATACTTTCGGGTCTTGCTGAATCAAAGAGAGCAAACGGAGAAAAAACATTGGATAAATTAGCTGTTGGACTTGAAGAGCTTCAACGAATTATTGAGGATAGAAACAGGAATGCGGTAGCTCCAAAGCAGAAAGAGCTTCTCAATTATGTTGGAACGTGAGTAAAATTATCGCCTTAAATTTTAAATTAGATCCACTTCCCTTATTTTAGTCAGTTTTAATAACCAACTTTCGGGGGTCAGATTTGGTACTCTAGTTTTCTTTTTGGAAAATTATGGTGTCCATCTATAATATTCGCATTTCCTTGAAAACAAGGTAATTGTGACATATGATACCTTTGTAGCATTAGAGAACTGAATTGTATCTACCAGTAAAAAACTACTGAGAACTCTTATGAAAGAGCTCTTCTCATTTATACCCTGCCATTGACTCTGCAGCTGAGATCTTCCTGGGACATTGCATTTCTGCAGTGTAGAAGAAGATATGGTCGATGGCTTCCCCTATGAAGTACCAGAAGAATACAACAACATGCCTCTTCTTAAAGGAAGAGCTACTGTGGATATGACGGTTAAGATTAAAGATAATCCAAACGTAGAAGATTGTGTATTTCGGATAGTTCTGGATGGATATAATGCTCCTGTGACTTCTGGGAACTTCGTAGATCTGGTGGAACGGAAGTTCTATGATGGCATGGAAATCCAAAGAGGTAACCAATGTCTCAGGTGCATTCGATAATTATAATATACTTAGTCTGCAGTAGCACTATCCACCATTTGGTATTTTTGTACAGTTTGTTATGCATAGTAATTGATGCTTTCAGAGCAATTAGCACAGTTTAAGATGTCTACTGTTTAGTGCTCAGAATCACTACTGAACATGCAAGTGTGTCTAAGCAGTTAAAAAGTTTACTGATACAGCGTGGGTGTTGATTCTCTTGCAGCTGATGGTTTTGTTGTTCAGACGGGAGATCCCGAGGGACCAGCCGAGGGTTTTATTGATCCCAGTACTGGCAAGAGTCGTACCATACCTCTTGAGATAATGGTTGATGGTGACAAGGCGCCTATATATGGCGAAACACTTGAGGTATGTAACCAGCACTTAACTTTTTTATTTATTTCACGGCTGCTGGGAATTCTGGCTGCTGTGGATTGAATGTTCTTAGAGTTTGTATGGCCATGCATTTCAGGAACTTGGTCTTTACAAGGCTCAAACAAAGCTTCCTTTTAATGCATTTGGAACGATGGCAATGGCTAGAGAAGTAAGGCTCACCTAGACTCTTCAATTTTGACATATCAAGGATATGCCAAAATAATTATTACCTCTGTCCAGAAATATAAAGTGCACATGCTTCCCCAAATTTATAGTTGATCACGAATTTGTTTAGCAATACGTGATAGAAAATTGATACTCCCTCCAActcataatataagatgttaatacTCCCTCCATGCCGTAAtataacatcttatattatgggacggagggagtataattgaATTTTTATTATAGAGCACTTTCCAATGTTACCGACCTTGCATCTAACATCCATCTATAGTTGGATTATTGTTCAGAGTTAAAGCTTCCGTAACCTGTACGTCTTATATTTCTGGATGGAGTGAGTACCATTTTCTTAGTTGTACCCaagttttttcttcttcttgataacatttTTTTGGACGGGCTAGAAGAACTGGTTTCTGGAAAATATCAGTGTTTTACTTCCCGAAAAATTCAGACAAAATTTGAAATCGTTTTGTTTTGGGTCAAAATATAAGTTTGTAGCCCTGACCTATAGCTGCGCGTGTCCCAACAGTTAGTACAATTCATTTATTCCTCGAAATAAGTAACGGGTTCGAgttctctttggtgcacaacCGTGAAAAGCTCACATATATAATGGAGTGGACGGAATTCGACCGCGCCACCAAACACACCTACTTGAACACCTGTTACCACTGCGCCAAGGTCTGCTCTACATTGTTATAGGCATGCACATCTTATTTGACCCTGTTTTTACATTCAAATTCAAGTTTATCCGTATTTGTTTGAACGGTAGTACTGTTTTCTTAGGAGGCAGTGGAAACACAGACCGGGAAAAAAATTCCCTGGTTCTAACACAAGGCTTCTTCATATCTTGACAGGAATTTGATGACAACTCCGCTTCTAGTCAAGTCTTCTGGCTCTTGAAAGAAAGTGAGCTGACGCCAAGCAATTCCAATATATTGGATGGGCGGTATTCGGTGTTTGGATATGTAACCGAGAATGAGGATTTCTTGGCTGATCTCAAGGTTGGGGACGTTATTGAATCAATCCAGGTTGTCTCAGGCCTAGACAATCTTGTCAACCCGAGCTACAAGATTGTAGGGTAGCATGTTTCTGTATATAAGAGTTCTTTGACAGGCAATTGTTCTACGGTATTAAAACCGATgtcatgcgctgcaacttctaaCCTTGTACAATTGTTTtgtttccctttttatgcttatGGTTTGGCATTCTGTGGAATTCAACAGATAATAGAAAGATCAAAGTTATTTACCACGTCTCCTGCCAGTAGGTCTGTTTTTGCTGTGTAGAGCCTCAAGTTAAATTAGGTTTGCAAGAAATTCAGAAGACAAGACTTAAATTGTAATCAGTTTCCTAGATAAACTATGCGGCATCCCATTTGTATGGCCTCAACAGCATTTTGCGGAGATTTCTGCAATTTTCTTGGGGATTGTGTTAATGATGTGTTTTGTCTATGCCATGATGTGCTACGTTTCGCAAACTGAGTATCGTTTTTTTTTTGACGGGAACCGAGTATCGTTTTTTTTTGACGGGAACTGAGTATCGCTTAGATGACTAGGCTCTTTGTGGTGGAACGTGTCCATATCGGTTCAAGTCCTACGCTTGGTCCAGATAGTCACATTTTTTCTGAATTTAACCTAGTCTTTTTGGCAGTATTTTTTGAGTGATAGGACGTTCGTGTCAACTACGAGACATCTATGTCGACTTTGTGGTTCCTAAAATTTACCGGCTTAGTTTCTCGGTGATACTTATAGGGCTTGGGTGTGTGTTCATAGAGGTGAGTGTGTGTATGTGTATGTTAGTGTTTACATTTtaatatctatatctatacctaatCTCTCcttaataataaagcacggattgactttgtcgcgttcaccgtcacaatacgttTCTTCCTGTGAATTTATGTTTTCAGTTTTTTTTCTTCAACACGTCTATTTATTTTCTATATACAAGGTGGTACTAATCTAT
Proteins encoded:
- the LOC125529183 gene encoding peptidyl-prolyl cis-trans isomerase, chloroplastic-like isoform X1, whose amino-acid sequence is MAAALASSRCCRRPSLLTTDRRRSSVARCALSGGKGNSFSWKECAISVALSVGLITVPPTFGWSAHAYPLEPVIPDISVLISGPPIKDPGALLRYALPIDNKAIREVQKPLEDITDSLKVSGVRALDSVERNVRQASRALTNGRSLILSGLAESKRANGEKTLDKLAVGLEELQRIIEDRNRNAVAPKQKELLNYVGTVEEDMVDGFPYEVPEEYNNMPLLKGRATVDMTVKIKDNPNVEDCVFRIVLDGYNAPVTSGNFVDLVERKFYDGMEIQRADGFVVQTGDPEGPAEGFIDPSTGKSRTIPLEIMVDGDKAPIYGETLEELGLYKAQTKLPFNAFGTMAMAREEFDDNSASSQVFWLLKESELTPSNSNILDGRYSVFGYVTENEDFLADLKVGDVIESIQVVSGLDNLVNPSYKIVG
- the LOC125529183 gene encoding peptidyl-prolyl cis-trans isomerase CYP38, chloroplastic-like isoform X2 — protein: MAAALASSRCCRRPSLLTTDRRRSSVARCALSGGKGNSFSWKECAISVALSVGLITVPPTFGWSAHAYPLEPVIPDISVLISGPPIKDPGALLRYALPIDNKAIREVQKPLEDITDSLKVSGVRALDSVERNVRQASRALTNGRSLILSGLAESKRANGEKTLDKLAVGLEELQRIIEDRNRNAVAPKQKELLNYVGTVEEDMVDGFPYEVPEEYNNMPLLKGRATVDMTVKIKDNPNVEDCVFRIVLDGYNAPVTSGNFVDLVERKFYDGMEIQRADGFVVQTGDPEGPAEGFIDPSTGKSRTIPLEIMVDGDKAPIYGETLEEFDDNSASSQVFWLLKESELTPSNSNILDGRYSVFGYVTENEDFLADLKVGDVIESIQVVSGLDNLVNPSYKIVG